The following proteins are co-located in the Leptospira weilii genome:
- the cobC gene encoding alpha-ribazole phosphatase, with the protein MELYLIRHTTPDVPQGTCYGRTDVSLAADFYHEFCSILEKLNVAFDRLYSSPSSRCRCLAEFLKQKKLEELEYSNLLMELDFGEWEGKLWSEIPEKESASWAKDFANVRTPGGENYSELYERVEKILEKVFSSFSNGKIGIITHAGIIRAVLCKLLEIPLERGVFFDLKYGSLSKIFVEKKGKQFLSQLIFWNL; encoded by the coding sequence ATGGAACTTTATTTAATTCGACACACAACTCCGGATGTCCCGCAAGGAACTTGTTACGGCCGTACGGACGTTTCTTTAGCTGCAGACTTTTATCACGAGTTTTGTTCCATCCTTGAAAAATTAAATGTGGCTTTCGATCGACTTTATTCCAGCCCGAGCTCACGCTGCAGATGTCTGGCCGAATTTCTAAAACAAAAAAAATTAGAAGAATTAGAATATTCCAATTTATTGATGGAATTGGATTTCGGAGAATGGGAAGGAAAACTTTGGTCCGAAATTCCGGAGAAAGAATCGGCCTCTTGGGCAAAGGATTTTGCGAATGTTCGAACTCCCGGTGGGGAAAATTATTCGGAACTCTACGAACGGGTCGAAAAAATTTTGGAAAAGGTTTTTAGTTCTTTTTCAAACGGAAAAATCGGGATCATAACTCATGCAGGAATCATTCGAGCCGTTCTTTGCAAACTTTTAGAAATCCCCTTGGAACGTGGGGTTTTCTTCGATTTGAAATACGGCTCTCTAAGCAAGATTTTCGTAGAAAAAAAAGGAAAACAATTCCTTTCCCAATTGATCTTTTGGAATCTTTGA
- a CDS encoding vWA domain-containing protein, with the protein MRFFSKRAFDLFLETCFNVQGIPYFRFTNRKTGHCVYLRKIVNFTGLILFFLLTGTRIVSENHERSKLFIIDASGSMNEYLGIYQKIHLAKKHVSRYISALPAETEIGFIAYGNRVPGCSSSRLYEPLQRENHDAFKNRLFGLTPSGATPLAESIRIAGNLISQRKKETEIILITDGAESCYGDPKKEIQTLKQQGIYFKFHILGLGLKPDEERKMKILAEESDGKYFGIEDDSSFYTALDSLKNQAVTIIEKNRKDSPREPNSDLMVWFEKIRKDRESDSKTTYTIDFGFKTGNNPKNCVVFHLRRKGNSSRQSLGPKRISSPENLIFSESSCFDVSESKGTITFEIPKQTPLTGVLELWDMAGVPSPLGISNEEEFH; encoded by the coding sequence ATGCGATTTTTTTCAAAGCGCGCTTTTGATTTGTTTCTTGAGACTTGTTTTAATGTTCAAGGTATTCCATACTTCAGATTTACAAACCGAAAAACCGGACATTGCGTATACTTACGAAAGATTGTAAATTTTACGGGGCTCATTCTTTTTTTCTTATTAACGGGAACGCGCATCGTTTCCGAAAATCACGAACGGTCCAAATTGTTCATCATAGACGCTTCCGGATCGATGAACGAATATCTGGGGATTTATCAAAAAATTCATTTAGCAAAAAAACACGTTAGTCGCTATATTTCCGCTCTTCCTGCAGAAACGGAAATAGGATTTATAGCGTACGGCAATCGGGTTCCGGGTTGCTCTTCCTCCCGTTTGTACGAACCCTTACAAAGGGAAAATCACGACGCTTTCAAAAATCGTCTTTTCGGTTTAACACCTTCGGGCGCAACTCCCCTGGCGGAATCGATTCGAATTGCGGGAAACTTGATTTCGCAAAGAAAAAAAGAAACCGAAATCATCTTAATCACAGACGGAGCGGAAAGTTGCTACGGCGATCCCAAAAAAGAAATCCAAACATTAAAACAACAAGGCATTTATTTTAAGTTTCATATCCTCGGCTTGGGTTTGAAGCCCGACGAAGAACGAAAGATGAAAATTCTCGCGGAAGAGAGCGACGGAAAATATTTCGGAATCGAAGACGATTCTTCTTTTTATACGGCTCTCGATTCCCTTAAAAATCAAGCCGTTACGATCATCGAAAAAAACCGTAAGGATTCGCCTAGAGAACCTAACAGTGATTTGATGGTTTGGTTTGAAAAAATTCGTAAAGACCGAGAATCCGATTCTAAAACTACATACACGATCGACTTCGGCTTTAAAACTGGAAACAATCCTAAAAATTGCGTTGTGTTTCATCTAAGACGGAAGGGAAATTCTTCCCGTCAAAGTTTAGGCCCGAAAAGAATTTCATCTCCCGAAAATCTGATTTTCAGTGAAAGCTCCTGCTTTGATGTTTCCGAAAGCAAAGGAACGATTACGTTTGAAATTCCGAAACAAACCCCTTTAACCGGAGTTTTGGAACTTTGGGATATGGCCGGGGTACCTTCCCCCCTTGGAATTTCGAACGAAGAGGAATTTCATTAG
- a CDS encoding mucoidy inhibitor MuiA family protein, which translates to MINSKYRIFEFCGILFRKKLRFGVEIFDFRLRSYFLFFSVFVIFPLHAREVELKVQDVTLYESSAGVLRSGKINLEPGINELMIRNLPVALQDESLVASVETAGASVVGSSTWIETGAVIRNEEALELQKKIRVLEKEIEDYESRNSNFRSLRKILADTRLKLTEMISKNLFYKKNEVDSKKWFQTLSGNRQAIQAVLSSDQEVGRAIKDLRKKLSELQDKLSVILSLSEKSSRITKILVSFTEAEKKEVKLNLTYRTGGVSWKPFYSVRMDGREKIEFEYLAEINQESGEDWNNINLLLSTSSPDVSGRRPRLSSQRLYDQKKKTNKDGLVAFQNQSIEGESNTVPESPEAETDPTTGSSEESGSGFLFRYSKPITFLSRKESKKLSLVSFTTDATFTALYVPSLKHYPLIKGSFKNISGFPIIPGETAVFRQAGMVGKSGFGYISPGEKAEISFGSENEVRAIYRKESNQTKEGILSETKVVEKSIRVELENFGKESRTISFQESIPVSGVENVKVSIDSATTPGYAEVRKDSGILEWKLDLRPNQKQEIKLKYKVSFPAEFDLNL; encoded by the coding sequence ATGATTAATTCAAAATATAGAATATTCGAATTTTGCGGAATTCTGTTTCGCAAAAAACTCCGATTCGGAGTCGAGATTTTTGATTTTAGGCTGCGATCGTATTTTTTGTTTTTCTCCGTTTTTGTGATTTTCCCTTTGCATGCGAGAGAAGTGGAGTTGAAAGTCCAAGACGTAACTCTATACGAATCTTCCGCGGGAGTTTTAAGAAGCGGTAAAATCAACTTGGAGCCGGGAATCAACGAACTTATGATTCGAAATTTACCGGTCGCACTCCAAGACGAATCCTTGGTTGCGTCGGTGGAAACAGCGGGAGCTTCGGTGGTAGGTTCTAGTACCTGGATTGAGACGGGAGCCGTCATTCGCAACGAAGAGGCTTTGGAGCTGCAAAAGAAGATCCGTGTTTTGGAAAAGGAAATAGAGGATTACGAAAGTAGGAATTCCAATTTCAGGAGTTTGAGAAAGATTCTTGCGGATACGAGATTGAAACTGACCGAGATGATTTCCAAAAATCTGTTCTACAAAAAAAACGAGGTCGATTCCAAAAAGTGGTTTCAAACTCTTTCCGGAAATCGACAAGCAATTCAGGCTGTGTTGAGTTCCGATCAGGAAGTTGGTCGTGCCATCAAGGATCTTCGAAAAAAACTTTCTGAATTGCAAGACAAGTTAAGTGTGATCCTTTCCTTATCCGAAAAATCCTCCAGAATTACTAAAATTCTCGTGAGTTTTACCGAAGCCGAAAAAAAAGAAGTAAAACTAAATCTAACGTACCGGACGGGAGGGGTCTCTTGGAAACCTTTCTACTCGGTTCGTATGGACGGAAGGGAAAAAATCGAGTTTGAATATCTCGCGGAGATCAATCAGGAGAGCGGGGAGGATTGGAATAATATTAATCTTTTATTATCTACTTCCAGTCCCGATGTAAGCGGAAGAAGACCTCGTCTTTCCAGTCAAAGGTTATACGATCAAAAAAAGAAAACGAATAAGGACGGGCTTGTCGCTTTTCAAAACCAAAGTATTGAGGGAGAATCGAATACCGTACCGGAATCTCCCGAAGCCGAAACCGATCCCACAACCGGAAGTAGCGAAGAATCGGGAAGCGGGTTTCTATTCCGTTACTCAAAGCCGATTACGTTTCTTTCTCGGAAAGAGTCCAAAAAGTTGTCCTTGGTATCTTTCACAACGGACGCCACATTTACGGCTTTATATGTTCCCTCCTTAAAACATTATCCGCTCATTAAAGGAAGTTTTAAAAACATTTCCGGATTTCCCATTATTCCCGGAGAGACGGCGGTGTTTCGTCAAGCGGGGATGGTGGGAAAGTCCGGCTTCGGTTATATCAGTCCCGGAGAAAAGGCGGAAATATCCTTCGGTTCCGAAAACGAAGTTCGAGCGATTTACAGAAAGGAATCGAATCAAACCAAAGAAGGAATTCTTTCGGAGACGAAGGTGGTTGAAAAGTCGATCCGAGTGGAACTTGAAAATTTCGGAAAAGAATCCAGAACGATTTCCTTTCAAGAATCGATTCCAGTTTCTGGGGTAGAAAACGTAAAAGTTTCCATCGACTCTGCTACGACTCCGGGTTATGCGGAAGTGAGAAAAGATTCCGGAATTCTCGAATGGAAATTGGACTTGAGACCGAATCAAAAACAAGAGATCAAACTCAAATATAAGGTAAGCTTTCCCGCCGAATTCGATTTAAACCTGTGA
- a CDS encoding DUF4139 domain-containing protein: MRQPILPLRIEKKLFLNLILIFLILTAPIKSQDEPEVRDQNTNGEQISTVAEKTDPSKIQSVVLYSSFAYVTRNLRTKIKAGSSEIYLGEIPDRVSERTISVRFPDSSKKIKIRGIRGRIRVERKARTKEIASLLKRQEILNDRIEFLSSEIQELIEEEKTIVKISPVIKKDPAPQEEIADPEFLSGFQKQYQEHLNQLSLFRRKKLEVLDQIREESLVVDASLDHLGRLEAKQKKEIYLEVETSEDTETSIEYKYLISGASWFPRYSLQLTEESKSGYLSWFALVRNDTGEDWEKVKLFFTASNPDLDIDLPIVREWRIQTQASIEDSKQQVGKDSESSPYAIQDISPSSDETAHEKIREAEGPRKKNKRTAYKSEINIISGKSVPAPMEQSRQIIQDNYSNRANSLRTEDNLNQLKTDLANQQDNFNGGRYDQANYYGQEALKKFSKLSDFSRKELNSIETYTEELIRKGSLILSSQKVSGGLIPPSSLEGFDYQYVSGISETIPSDRSFNKVFLKKKSLSLTPGYFASPLAGPGAYLTVEASNSEGEPLLAGPMEVFSGNTLLGNTVLNTSKPGEKIRMELGQDRDILVNRRETSFEQKEGVISSRTKIKYKISIEIKNRKKRNAILTLIDRVPYTVDDSVEIKFEFGKDLPSKNEEGILTYKMELPPGGKKIIEFEYSVSHPAENRLIRTPGSGGY; this comes from the coding sequence ATGCGACAACCCATTCTACCGTTGCGAATTGAAAAAAAATTATTTCTAAATCTGATCCTGATTTTTTTAATCTTAACGGCTCCTATAAAAAGTCAAGACGAGCCGGAAGTCAGAGATCAAAACACAAACGGCGAACAAATTTCAACCGTGGCCGAGAAAACGGATCCTTCCAAAATTCAATCCGTAGTTTTGTATTCCAGTTTCGCATACGTTACAAGAAACCTTCGAACTAAAATAAAAGCCGGAAGTTCGGAAATTTATCTCGGAGAAATCCCGGATCGAGTTTCGGAAAGAACGATTTCGGTTCGTTTTCCGGATTCTTCCAAAAAAATTAAGATTCGTGGAATCCGTGGTAGGATCCGAGTAGAGAGAAAGGCGAGAACAAAGGAGATCGCTTCTCTTTTAAAAAGACAGGAAATACTCAACGATCGGATAGAATTTTTGAGTTCGGAAATTCAGGAGTTGATCGAAGAAGAGAAGACGATCGTAAAAATCTCCCCAGTGATCAAAAAAGATCCCGCTCCTCAAGAGGAAATTGCCGATCCGGAATTCTTATCCGGATTTCAAAAACAATATCAGGAACATCTCAATCAGTTGTCTTTGTTCCGTCGGAAGAAATTGGAAGTTTTAGATCAGATCCGAGAAGAAAGTTTGGTCGTGGACGCTAGTTTGGATCATCTCGGTCGATTGGAAGCGAAACAAAAAAAAGAAATCTATCTCGAGGTCGAAACATCGGAGGATACGGAAACTTCGATCGAATATAAATACTTGATTTCAGGCGCGAGTTGGTTTCCGAGATATTCTCTTCAACTTACGGAAGAATCCAAAAGCGGTTACTTGAGTTGGTTTGCACTCGTTCGAAACGATACGGGTGAAGATTGGGAAAAGGTGAAACTTTTTTTTACGGCTTCCAATCCGGATTTGGACATCGATCTTCCGATTGTAAGAGAATGGAGAATTCAAACACAAGCTTCGATAGAAGATTCCAAACAACAAGTCGGCAAGGACAGCGAAAGTTCTCCCTATGCAATTCAGGACATTTCTCCTTCTTCCGATGAAACTGCCCATGAAAAGATAAGAGAAGCGGAAGGTCCCAGAAAAAAAAATAAACGCACAGCTTACAAATCTGAAATTAACATTATTTCCGGTAAATCCGTTCCGGCTCCTATGGAACAATCCCGTCAGATCATTCAGGACAATTATTCCAATCGAGCAAATTCTCTCCGTACGGAAGATAACCTCAATCAGCTTAAGACGGATTTAGCGAATCAGCAGGATAATTTCAACGGCGGCCGATACGACCAGGCGAATTATTACGGACAGGAAGCTCTTAAAAAATTCTCGAAACTTTCGGATTTCTCCCGGAAGGAGTTGAATTCGATCGAAACATATACGGAAGAATTGATTCGCAAGGGAAGTTTGATTCTTTCTTCCCAAAAAGTTTCTGGCGGTTTGATTCCTCCTTCGTCTTTGGAGGGATTCGATTATCAATATGTTTCCGGAATTTCGGAAACAATTCCGTCCGATAGGTCTTTCAATAAGGTTTTTTTAAAGAAGAAATCCCTATCATTGACTCCGGGTTATTTTGCCTCCCCTCTTGCTGGCCCGGGGGCTTATCTTACCGTGGAAGCGTCGAATTCGGAAGGAGAACCTTTGCTTGCAGGACCGATGGAAGTTTTTTCCGGAAATACTCTCTTGGGGAACACGGTTCTCAATACGAGTAAACCTGGGGAAAAAATTCGAATGGAACTCGGTCAAGATCGGGATATTCTTGTGAACCGAAGGGAAACTTCCTTCGAACAAAAGGAAGGAGTCATTTCCTCCCGAACAAAAATCAAATACAAGATAAGTATCGAAATCAAAAACCGTAAAAAAAGAAACGCGATTCTCACTCTCATCGATCGTGTTCCGTATACGGTCGACGACAGTGTGGAAATTAAATTCGAATTCGGAAAAGATCTTCCTTCTAAAAACGAAGAAGGAATTTTGACTTACAAGATGGAATTACCTCCTGGAGGAAAGAAAATTATAGAATTTGAATATTCTGTGAGCCATCCGGCCGAGAACAGACTGATTCGGACTCCGGGCTCCGGGGGATACTGA
- a CDS encoding chloride channel protein: MKMEKVKQPIFRISGRRSLYFYCILTGIVSGLGAFLFSRILAVCEYLFLDRAAGLSLPHASGEFLIDSSDTLHWGIPFSDEYRPWVVFFLPIIGGLLTGWIVNRFSPESGGTGSDAMIDSFHNQEGRMNPVVSLVKSIATVFTLASGGSGGKEGPISQIGAGFGSLLATLLKAGARARRTLLLAGTAGGLGAIFHAPLGGALTSVEMIYREDIESDSLIPCIISSVSAYLVYSGLNGFNTVYRVTGAEFLRYTDLIFYLGLGVLCFLCGDIFIRIFRKVQNFSARLKISPILKPALGGIFVGTVGLFLPETIGTGAGILQVALDGKDPVGTLGIFSSIFQSTGLWLVVLFFILAGMKILTTSFTIGTGGSAGMFGPSLFIGGMLGGGVGTFAKVVFYPDLSVTSFILVGMGAFYAGVASAPIAGMIMICEMIGSYMLLPPLMVVSILTFVLSHRLSLYRAQKETRFQSPAHFWDMNRDFLEEIQVKTCKNRLRTIAVARDHFLLSELEEEALKIQASDYVVLNGEGRYLGILSLRKARHTLESRDVISNLITVGDVTDVSAPFGKPEDSLAALLKILIDWDLDKVAIVEENQFIGYLRFADLMKIYFENTFPKSAKS; this comes from the coding sequence ATGAAGATGGAAAAAGTAAAACAACCCATTTTTCGAATCAGCGGCAGAAGATCTTTATACTTTTATTGTATTCTTACCGGAATCGTTTCCGGATTGGGCGCCTTTCTATTTTCAAGAATTCTTGCCGTATGTGAATACTTATTTTTGGATCGTGCGGCAGGCCTTTCGCTTCCACACGCTTCCGGAGAATTTCTCATCGATTCCAGCGACACTTTGCACTGGGGAATTCCTTTTTCGGATGAATATAGACCTTGGGTCGTGTTTTTTCTTCCAATCATCGGAGGGTTACTTACAGGTTGGATCGTAAACCGTTTTTCACCCGAATCGGGGGGAACGGGTTCGGATGCGATGATCGATTCCTTTCACAATCAGGAAGGAAGAATGAATCCCGTCGTTTCACTCGTAAAGTCCATCGCGACGGTCTTTACGCTGGCAAGCGGAGGGAGCGGCGGAAAAGAAGGTCCGATCTCACAAATCGGAGCGGGTTTCGGATCCTTACTGGCTACTCTTTTGAAAGCGGGAGCAAGAGCCAGACGAACACTTTTACTTGCCGGAACGGCAGGAGGTTTAGGCGCGATTTTTCACGCTCCGTTGGGAGGCGCATTAACGTCGGTGGAAATGATCTATCGGGAAGATATCGAAAGCGATTCTTTGATTCCCTGTATTATTTCTTCGGTTTCGGCTTACTTAGTTTATTCCGGTCTGAACGGTTTTAATACGGTTTATCGAGTTACCGGCGCCGAGTTTTTGAGGTATACCGATCTGATTTTTTATTTAGGTCTGGGCGTTCTTTGTTTTTTGTGCGGTGATATATTCATTCGGATTTTCAGAAAGGTGCAGAACTTTTCTGCGCGTCTTAAAATTTCTCCGATCTTAAAACCTGCATTAGGCGGAATTTTTGTGGGAACCGTCGGACTTTTTTTACCGGAGACGATTGGAACCGGAGCGGGAATACTTCAAGTCGCATTGGACGGAAAAGACCCCGTCGGAACATTGGGAATTTTTTCATCGATATTTCAAAGTACGGGGCTTTGGTTGGTCGTGTTGTTTTTTATCTTAGCAGGAATGAAAATTCTTACCACTTCGTTTACCATTGGAACCGGAGGTTCGGCGGGAATGTTTGGACCTTCTCTTTTTATCGGAGGAATGTTAGGCGGAGGAGTTGGAACCTTTGCAAAGGTTGTCTTCTATCCCGATCTTTCCGTTACGTCGTTTATCTTGGTGGGAATGGGAGCCTTTTACGCGGGTGTTGCAAGCGCTCCGATCGCGGGGATGATTATGATCTGTGAAATGATTGGAAGTTACATGTTGCTTCCCCCTTTGATGGTAGTTTCGATTTTAACGTTTGTACTGAGTCACAGATTGAGTTTGTATCGTGCGCAGAAAGAAACAAGATTTCAATCTCCCGCTCATTTTTGGGATATGAACCGAGACTTTCTGGAAGAGATTCAAGTCAAAACTTGCAAAAACCGGTTGCGAACGATTGCAGTAGCTCGGGATCATTTTTTACTTTCTGAACTTGAGGAAGAGGCGTTAAAAATTCAAGCGAGCGACTATGTGGTTCTCAATGGGGAAGGTCGATATCTGGGAATTCTATCTCTTCGAAAAGCAAGACATACCCTCGAATCTAGAGACGTCATCAGCAACTTAATTACCGTTGGAGATGTTACGGACGTTTCGGCGCCGTTTGGAAAACCGGAAGATTCTCTCGCCGCTCTTTTGAAGATCTTGATCGATTGGGATCTGGATAAGGTTGCAATTGTCGAGGAGAATCAATTTATCGGATATCTTCGTTTTGCAGACCTTATGAAAATATATTTCGAAAACACATTCCCTAAAAGTGCAAAATCATAG
- a CDS encoding CPBP family intramembrane glutamic endopeptidase, whose protein sequence is MLVTKTPDPMESLEENIGNPQKKPFEPIVIAFQQFLVLILGTYVLLPLIATSVVLTVLISKELPSDFPYLDGSTRAEIYKQTTEKFQKEIQSDNKQIYQRYIEVMVKEKPWLLIVDRFIWALCFILPAYFILVRFFKAEYADLSDSFDLKTMFTGAGLGALVFLFVIVFGFFLTKIFGKQTPNEFQEALFKEMKGNRSLLLWSLYSVGLITGIVEEVFFRGFCLKQFQGRGLEIPGLLFTSVVFGLVHYGEQSSISVPILLSFVGMFFGLFYLRTGNIWYSISAHVSYNSIMLLIAYIKGGELQ, encoded by the coding sequence ATGCTTGTAACCAAGACTCCCGATCCAATGGAATCCTTAGAAGAAAATATCGGCAATCCGCAAAAGAAACCGTTCGAACCGATTGTGATCGCGTTTCAACAATTTCTCGTTCTGATCCTTGGAACGTATGTTCTTCTGCCTTTAATCGCCACTTCGGTCGTTCTTACCGTTTTGATTTCCAAAGAACTTCCTAGCGATTTTCCATATTTGGACGGGAGCACGAGAGCGGAGATTTATAAACAGACGACTGAAAAATTTCAGAAAGAAATCCAATCTGATAATAAGCAGATTTATCAGCGCTATATCGAAGTGATGGTAAAAGAAAAACCCTGGCTTTTGATCGTGGATCGATTCATTTGGGCGCTTTGTTTTATTCTTCCCGCTTATTTTATTTTGGTTCGATTTTTTAAGGCCGAATACGCAGATCTTAGCGATTCTTTCGATCTCAAGACGATGTTTACCGGCGCGGGACTCGGGGCTTTGGTTTTTCTATTTGTAATCGTTTTCGGTTTTTTTCTAACCAAGATTTTCGGTAAACAAACTCCGAATGAATTTCAAGAAGCGCTTTTCAAGGAAATGAAAGGAAACAGGTCCTTGTTACTCTGGTCTCTTTATAGCGTCGGTCTGATCACCGGAATTGTGGAGGAAGTTTTTTTTCGGGGATTTTGTCTGAAACAATTCCAAGGAAGAGGATTGGAAATACCCGGTCTTCTTTTTACGTCCGTTGTTTTCGGTTTGGTGCATTACGGTGAACAGTCTTCCATCAGCGTTCCGATTCTGCTCAGTTTTGTGGGAATGTTTTTCGGACTTTTTTATCTGAGAACGGGAAATATCTGGTATTCCATATCGGCGCACGTTAGTTACAACTCCATTATGTTATTGATCGCTTATATCAAAGGGGGGGAGCTTCAGTGA
- a CDS encoding M23 family metallopeptidase, translating into MKCSFKYPIGLATVLLAVVFFKSPLDSRQKPELLKNLDYNNQSIKRLREDVKNNLRISVSNLERSELTSLEFYRYIVRKEDNFFKIMARTGMDIDTISSVNSLSSPYDIYPGMELLIPNMRGIYDLEEKENSSSVQRKLSKKYNLAQKFIFFDESKGLWFIPGKGLPKEERSFFYGMAFNRPLGEMGIVSSRFGRRKDPFTRKETFHGGLDIAAEEGTPVYASADGEVQFSDKKGGYGNLIVLGHKLGYETLYGHLSSISVRPGEKVSKGQKIGEVGQTGRATGNHLHFEVRRFNQRQRPVFRDHV; encoded by the coding sequence ATGAAATGTTCTTTCAAGTATCCAATCGGACTGGCCACCGTACTTTTAGCCGTTGTTTTTTTTAAAAGTCCGCTCGATTCCCGCCAAAAGCCGGAACTCCTGAAAAACTTAGATTACAACAATCAATCGATAAAACGGCTCAGAGAGGACGTCAAAAACAACCTAAGAATCTCCGTTTCCAATCTCGAACGATCCGAACTCACTTCCCTTGAATTTTATCGATATATCGTAAGGAAAGAAGACAACTTCTTCAAAATCATGGCTCGAACCGGAATGGACATCGACACGATCTCGTCGGTCAATAGTCTTTCATCTCCTTACGACATTTATCCAGGGATGGAGCTTTTGATTCCCAACATGCGCGGAATATACGATTTGGAGGAAAAGGAGAATTCGTCCTCGGTTCAAAGAAAACTTTCTAAGAAATACAACCTCGCGCAGAAGTTCATCTTTTTCGACGAGAGTAAAGGACTTTGGTTTATCCCCGGAAAAGGACTTCCGAAAGAAGAAAGATCTTTCTTTTACGGAATGGCTTTTAATCGTCCTTTGGGTGAGATGGGAATCGTATCCTCCCGTTTTGGAAGAAGAAAAGATCCGTTTACCAGAAAGGAAACCTTCCACGGCGGGTTAGACATCGCCGCCGAAGAAGGAACTCCAGTTTATGCTTCCGCCGACGGAGAGGTTCAATTTTCCGATAAAAAAGGAGGATATGGAAATTTAATCGTTCTGGGTCACAAGCTCGGATACGAAACCTTATACGGACATCTGAGTTCTATTTCCGTACGCCCCGGCGAAAAAGTCAGTAAAGGTCAAAAGATCGGAGAAGTAGGTCAAACCGGAAGAGCGACGGGAAATCATTTGCACTTTGAAGTCAGAAGATTCAATCAAAGACAAAGACCCGTCTTTAGGGATCATGTTTAA
- a CDS encoding SMP-30/gluconolactonase/LRE family protein, whose translation MFKKIFHFFSVLVFLSLFFLGFLFLRSNQSTDEYLSDSPFDPGKNNFLLESEWIHKETLNQPYGIAIDTSGFVYTGTADHKIVRIRTNEKVETFAILEGRPLGMVFDSNGNLLVCVEEVGIVEINKDGSQRILISKLPDGSPLRFPHGIDITKNGKIYFTVSSRSYSFKESFLEELSSQSDGMILTTDKNLGSLVILNESLFYPTGIALSSNEQFLLVSEPFRHRISSIPLSGQKKGVEKFFLTNIPGLPALITGNSGSFWIGIPYFRNEVLDRIQKYPEIKNLLMGLPNFLFARNTPRGLIFGLNDFGDITANYQDFSDSSVTGITAVLKHAGNIYLVSSTIGKIAKMKPIVEEIQFF comes from the coding sequence ATGTTTAAAAAAATTTTTCACTTTTTTTCCGTTCTGGTCTTTCTTTCCCTATTCTTTTTGGGTTTTTTATTTCTACGTTCGAATCAAAGTACGGACGAATATCTTTCCGATTCTCCCTTTGATCCCGGAAAAAATAATTTTCTCTTGGAATCGGAATGGATTCATAAGGAAACTTTAAACCAACCTTACGGAATCGCAATCGATACTTCCGGTTTTGTTTATACCGGAACCGCGGATCATAAAATTGTACGAATCCGTACGAACGAAAAGGTAGAAACATTTGCGATTCTCGAGGGAAGGCCTTTGGGAATGGTTTTCGATTCAAATGGAAATCTTTTGGTTTGTGTGGAGGAAGTCGGAATTGTAGAGATCAATAAAGACGGCTCTCAAAGAATTCTAATTTCCAAACTTCCGGACGGTTCCCCGCTTCGATTTCCGCATGGAATCGATATAACTAAAAACGGGAAAATTTATTTCACTGTTTCCAGCCGATCTTATTCTTTCAAAGAATCATTTTTAGAGGAACTTTCCTCCCAATCCGATGGAATGATTTTAACGACGGATAAAAACCTTGGTTCATTAGTAATTCTGAATGAAAGTTTGTTTTATCCCACGGGAATCGCGCTATCGTCCAACGAACAATTCCTACTCGTATCGGAACCGTTTCGTCATAGGATTTCTTCCATTCCATTGTCGGGCCAGAAAAAAGGTGTGGAAAAATTTTTTCTCACGAACATCCCGGGGCTTCCGGCTTTAATTACCGGAAATTCCGGTTCTTTTTGGATTGGAATTCCTTATTTTAGAAACGAGGTTTTGGATAGGATCCAGAAGTATCCCGAAATTAAAAATCTATTGATGGGCCTACCGAATTTTCTTTTTGCCAGAAACACACCCAGAGGTTTGATATTCGGGTTAAACGATTTCGGAGATATTACCGCTAATTATCAGGACTTTTCGGACTCTTCTGTTACGGGGATTACGGCAGTTTTAAAACACGCGGGAAATATTTATCTCGTTTCTTCGACCATCGGCAAAATCGCAAAAATGAAACCGATAGTCGAAGAAATTCAATTTTTCTAA